From the Psilocybe cubensis strain MGC-MH-2018 chromosome 6, whole genome shotgun sequence genome, the window GCCAATAGTGCGGTCTGCTATCGAAACCAACCTTCCGTCCTTTTCACCCGGAGAGTTGGATCTTCAAGTACCACAGTCCAATGTATCCAACATAACCCCATTCAGCAATACTCTATCTGCACATATTCGTCGAGGAGACTTTAGAAGGCAATGTCGACATTTCTGGACTTGGAGCTCTACCTACTACAACTGGAATCTCCTTCCTTTTTTGCTGGACAGATTCGATCCCCCTCCCGGGTTCTCCTGGGGGGCAAACATACCACAAAACTTGCCCATATTCCTTAAACGTTGCTGGCCAGATATTCCGACCATCATCAAGCGCATACACGACGTGAGGGAGGATTATCTGAGAACCACAACAACACAAGAGCAAAAGCAGCTTAAAACTGTTTACGTGATGACGAATGATAACTCTCCTTGGCTTGATGAACTGAGGCTAGCATTGAAACTGGACGGCTGGGAAATTGTTTTAACTACATCGGATCTCATCTTAAATGCAGAACAGAAAGAAGTGGGTGTGTCTGTCGATATGGAAATTGGGCGGCGCTCGGAGTTGTTTATTGGGAATGGGGTAAGAAAGCGCCGATTGGCCATTCATCTCCCGACATATGTTAACTGACGTTTGGAGTAGTGGTCCTCTTTTACGAGCAACATTGTTCACCAAAGGCTTGTTGACGGAAAGGAGCCAACCACTATACGATTTTTCTAGCTCCAATGTGTTCAAAGAGTATGAAGGGAGACAATAAACTGTGTATTATATAAACTATTAGCCGCTACTTTGACTCGGCAAGTAGCTGCTTAGTTTCGAACTTGACATTCTCTAAAAACTCTTTCTTTGTGCATTTAGGCTTCCAGCCCAGGGCACGGGATCGATCACCTTTTGCGTAAGAATTGGTAGCGAGGAGCGGCCAAATAGGCTGGAAGATTCATTTTAGTTAGAGGATGAAGGAAGCGGGGATTTAAAACTCTCACCCCAAAGAACGTGTCGAGTTCTTCCTGGGTAAAGGCGCTAGGTTCGCTGCTAGATCCTATCCCAAGTTCAACCAATGCCTCAGACGTGGCGCGTGCGAGTTCGATACCCGAGTATTCAAAGTTCTCTGCAAAGTAATAACCTTCAGTGCCGTGAGCAACGTTGTCTGGGCTGTTGCGAATGGCATCAAAGAGAATGATGTATAGATCTACCACTATGATAATGTTGGCGTCAATTACTAAGGCAATAGGAACACTGGTTACACCATGCGTACCTTCTTCATGAGAAATAGCAGACCAGGTGTTCAGTCCTTTGCCGATATATCCTCCCTGTTTGCGTGTGATAGATGGTTTTACGATAAATGGGATTTGCATAGAATGTGTATTCTGAAGGCCAAGGTCAACAAGTTGGCCAGTAGGGACTCCAAAAATTGTTCCTTCAGACTTAGTGAGATATTGGCCTACACTGACGACAAAAAAGGTGTACCTGGAGTGATTAAATATACTTTCACAAAGCCTTCTTTATCTGCTTCAATTAGAGGGATATCCACATTCCGATGTAATGCAGTCTCGGGAAGAAGGTTCAGCTTTTCGACATCCAAATCGCTGAAAATCATGTGCTCAGAGGTTAAACCCCGAGAGTCATCCATCACGATTGCTTGAAACAAATTAGCCTTCAGACGAAATTCACCAAGAAATGGAATTGATA encodes:
- a CDS encoding Oxidase ucsJ translates to MSPQINILITGATGYVGGSVLDRLLKHPEASSFKISAIVRSEEKGRKIENLGVESIIGSYEADDLSFLTDAASRADVVFAIVSGGYVLCIQLHRSSIPHKANSDHLPSARAILHGMKRKFKQSGKAPVLIHTSGTAIVMDDSRGLTSEHMIFSDLDVEKLNLLPETALHRNVDIPLIEADKEGFVKVYLITPGTIFGVPTGQLVDLGLQNTHSMQIPFIVKPSITRKQGGYIGKGLNTWSAISHEEVVDLYIILFDAIRNSPDNVAHGTEGYYFAENFEYSGIELARATSEALVELGIGSSSEPSAFTQEELDTFFGPIWPLLATNSYAKGDRSRALGWKPKCTKKEFLENVKFETKQLLAESK